Proteins from a genomic interval of Gossypium hirsutum isolate 1008001.06 chromosome A09, Gossypium_hirsutum_v2.1, whole genome shotgun sequence:
- the LOC121206384 gene encoding PH, RCC1 and FYVE domains-containing protein 1, translating into MADLVRHCNSERDIEQALIALKKGTQLIKYSRKGKPKFRAFRLSPDETSLIWLSHGEEKTLKLSLVSRIVLGQRTAVFKRYLRPEKDYLSFSLLYNNGERSLDLICKDKVEAEVWLAGLKALIGQNRNRRTESVLSDLQEGYFVRNGPRFGTALESNNFCKVSIDFGSSDVVSERENMQMRNNGGDGFRLSVSSTPSCASGGSAGPDDIESLGDLYVWGEVWSDGLNPDGSVSLVPAKIDVLTPKPLESNVVLDVHQIACGARHVALVTKQGEVFTWGEELGGRLGHGIEKDFSRPQLVEVLALTTVEFVASGEYQTCAVSTAGDLFTWGDGTHNAGILGHGTDVSHWIPKRVSGALEGIQVLSIACGAWHSALATSDGKLFTFGDGTFGVLGHGDRESVKYPKLVQMLSGLKTVKVACGVWHTAAIVEVIGQAGVNVSSRKLFTWGDGDKHRLGHGSKETYLLPNCVSSLIDYNFHQLACGHTITVALTTSGHVFTMGGTAHGQLGNPNSDGKLPCLVQEKLVGEFVEEISCGAYHVAVLTSRSEVFTWGRGANGRLGHGDVEDRKTPTLVESLKDKHVKNISCGSNFTSSICIHKWVSGTDQSVCSGCRQAFGFTRKRHNCYNCGMVHCHACSSKKALKAALAPTPGKPHRVCDTCYAKLKAAEAGNASNPTRKVSGLNSSIDSRERSDKFEIRPSRLLLYPTAEPAKYFEIRSGRHEPRSNSPSLVRGSQVPSLLQLKDVAFPSSFIAIQNVLKPVPSPSPPPSPPPPPGSYSPINSRSSSPYSRRPSPPRSATPAFSKGVMESLRKSNELLNQEVSKLQKQIKSLKQKYDSQDMEILKLQKSAQQSTSYATKESSKSNEAKKLVKSITDQLMEITEKLPAEVSDDETFKAIQTRAKTFLNRLEASETYLPASLESSPMEGNTDASKWRPSESSAIRDGSEKEITEQFEPGVYITYFYHNNGGKIFKRVRFSKRKFDEQQAGEWWSNNKDRVLTRYSPNAAKLASAVSSPTPLPADEETSEASTPS; encoded by the exons ATGGCAGATCTTGTTCGTCATTGCAATTCTGAGCGTGACATTGAGCAA GCACTTATCGCTTTGAAAAAGGGCACTCAACTCATCAAGTATAGCCGTAAAGGAAAACCCAAGTTTCGTGCATTTAGACTCTCTCCG GATGAAACATCACTAATATGGTTATCACATGGAGAAGAGAAGACACTGAAATTAAGCTTGGTCTCTCGTATCGTTCTTGGACAACGAACT GCTGTTTTTAAAAGATATTTGCGCCCGGAAAAGGACTACTTATCATTTTCGCTTCTATACAATAACGGTGAAAGATCTCTCGACCTG ATCTGCAAGGACAAAGTTGAAGCCGAAGTTTGGTTAGCAGGGCTCAAGGCTTTGATTGGACAGAACCGTAATAGACGGACTGAGAGTGTTTTAAGTGAC CTTCAAGAAGGATATTTTGTACGAAATGGTCCCCGATTTGGTACTGCTCTAGAATCAAACAATTTCTGTAAGGTGTCTATAGATTTCGGAAGCTCAGATGTGGTATCAGAACGTGAAAATATGCAGATGAGAAATAATGGTGGAGATGGTTTCCGGCTTAGTGTTTCAAGCACGCCTAGCTGTGCGAGTGGTGGATCTGCAGGTCCCGATGATATAGAATCATTAGGTGATCTTTATGTGTGGGGAGAAGTTTGGTCCGATGGACTTAATCCTGATGGGTCGGTAAGTTTAGTCCCAGCAAAAATTGATGTGCTAACTCCTAAGCCCCTAGAATCAAATGTAGTACTTGATGTTCATCAGATAGCTTGTGGGGCAAGACATGTTGCTCTTGTAACGAAGCAAGGTGAAGTTTTCACTTGGGGTGAGGAATTGGGTGGGAGACTTGGTCATGGAATAGAGAAAGACTTTAGCCGTCCCCAGTTAGTCGAGGTCTTGGCGCTAACTACTGTGGAATTTGTTGCATCTGGAGAGTACCAGACATGTGCTGTATCCACAGCTGGTGATTTATTCACTTGGGGTGATGGTACCCATAATGCTGGAATCCTCGGTCATGGCACCGACGTTAGCCACTGGATTCCAAAAAGAGTTTCTGGTGCATTAGAAGGTATTCAAGTCTTATCAATTGCATGTGGAGCATGGCATTCTGCTCTGGCAACTTCTGATGGGAAGCTATTCACATTTGGTGATGGAACATTCGGTGTTCTTGGTCATGGAGATCGAGAAAGTGTTAAATATCCGAAACTAGTTCAAATGTTAAGTGGACTAAAGACGGTTAAAGTTGCTTGTGGTGTATGGCATACAGCAGCCATCGTAGAAGTTATAGGCCAAGCTGGTGTTAACGTATCATCGAGAAAGTTGTTCACGTGGGGTGATGGTGATAAACACCGGTTAGGTCATGGAAGTAAGGAAACTTATCTACTTCCTAACTGCGTATCTTCACTAATTGACTACAATTTCCACCAGCTAGCTTGCGGACATACGATAACAGTCGCGCTTACTACATCAGGACATGTCTTTACCATGGGTGGCACTGCACATGGTCAATTAGGTAACCCGAACTCTGATGGAAAGCTACCATGTCTGGTGCAAGAAAAACTTGTAGgtgaatttgttgaagaaatttCTTGTGGGGCATATCATGTTGCCGTCTTGACATCAAGAAGCGAAGTATTCACTTGGGGAAGAGGTGCAAATGGAAGACTAGGACATGGTGACGTAGAAGATAGAAAAACTCCAACATTAGTCGAATCGTTGAAGGATAAGCATGTCAAGAATATATCATGTGGCTCAAATTTCACTTCGAGTATATGCATACATAAATGGGTCTCGGGTACTGACCAATCAGTTTGCTCTGGCTGTCGGCAAGCATTCGGTTTTACTAGAAAGAGACACAATTGTTATAACTGTGGGATGGTACATTGCCATGCTTGTAGTTCGAAGAAAGCATTAAAAGCAGCATTGGCTCCAACACCGGGTAAACCGCACCGTGTATGCGATACTTGCTATGCAAAACTTAAAGCTGCAGAAGCTGGTAATGCTTCAAATCCGACTCGGAAAGTTAGCGGTCTCAATTCTTCCATAGATAGTAGGGAAAGATCAGATAAGTTCGAAATAAGGCCTTCGAGGCTCTTGCTTTATCCCACAGCAGAACCAGCCAAGTACTTCGAGATCAGGTCAGGAAGACACGAGCCCAGATCCAATTCTCCGTCTCTAGTCCGAGGTTCACAAGTACCATCACTTCTACAACTTAAAGACGTTGCATTTCCAAGCTCATTCATTGCTATTCAAAATGTTTTAAAACCTGTTCCTTCTCCTTCTCCTCCACCATCACCACCACCTCCACCGGGATCTTATTCTCCTATCAACTCGAGATCTTCTTCACCGTACTCCAGGAGACCAAGCCCTCCACGTTCCGCCACACCTGCATTTTCGAAGGGCGTTATGGAAAGCCTTAGGAAATCAAATGAACTTTTGAACCAAGAAGTATCCAAATTGCAAAAACAA ATCAAAAGTTTGAAGCAGAAATATGATTCACAAGACATGGAGATTCTGAAACTACAAAAAAGTGCTCAACAATCCACTTCATATGCCACAAAAGAATCATCCAAATCTAATGAAGCCAAGAAACTAGTGAAATCCATCACAGATCAG TTAATGGAAATAACAGAGAAGTTGCCAGCTGAAGTTTCTGATGATGAAACCTTTAAAGCTATTCAAACTCGAGCCAAAACGTTCTTAAACCGACTTGAAGCATCTGAAACTTATTTGCCTGCAAGCTTGGAATCTTCACCTATGGAAGGTAACACGGATGCAAGCAAATGGAGACCATCAGAGTCTTCAGCAATTAGAGACGGAAGTGAAAAAGAAATTACCGAACAATTCGAACCTGGAGTCTATATCACTTACTTTTATCACAATAATGGTGGAAAGATCTTCAAACGAGTTAGATTCAG TAAAAGGAAGTTTGATGAACAACAGGCGGGAGAATGGTGGTCCAACAATAAAGATAGGGTGCTTACGAGGTACAGTCCAAACGCGGCAAAACTGGCTTCGGCTGTTTCATCCCCTACTCCACTGCCGGCTGATGAAGAAACCAGTGAAGCTTCAACCCCTTCCTAG
- the LOC107929027 gene encoding protein LIGHT-DEPENDENT SHORT HYPOCOTYLS 4, producing MDSLQGFETTGNPSVALTPIFPLSMTTVSAASAATTTTNGNPLSVSSLSSSSSSSTSPTTTLSRYENQKRRDWNTFGQYLCNHRPPLSLSRCSGAHVLEFLRYLDQFGKTKVHNPLCPFFGHPNPPAPCPCPLRQAWGSLDALIGRLRAAFEEHGGKPEANPFGARAVRLYLREVRDSQAKARGISYEKKKRKRPPHNPASLPPPNQSSFVSVLQWCIYTYIIFFHFFMGAIMGIFTRTLKNSEMLLVSLKGGKRHDLIWTLRRRQEVVQL from the exons ATGGATTCTCTTCAGGGTTTCGAAACCACTGGAAACCCTTCCGTTGCTTTAACACCGATTTTCCCTCTTTCGATGACCACCGTGAGCGCAGCGTCCGCCGCCACGACCACTACCAACGGAAACCCTTTATCAGTCTCCTCCCTTTCTTCCTCTTCCAGCTCCTCCACTTCCCCGACCACAACTCTCAGCCGTTACGAGAACCAAAAGCGCCGTGACTGGAACACCTTCGGTCAATACCTCTGTAACCACCGCCCTCCTCTCTCCCTTTCCCGTTGCAGCGGCGCCCACGTCCTTGAATTCCTCCGGTACCTAGACCAGTTCGGGAAAACCAAAGTCCATAACCCACTTTGCCCTTTCTTTGGCCACCCTAACCCTCCAGCCCCATGCCCTTGTCCTCTCCGTCAAGCTTGGGGAAGCCTCGATGCTCTCATCGGTCGCCTCCGTGCCGCCTTCGAGGAACACGGCGGCAAGCCTGAAGCTAACCCCTTTGGTGCTCGTGCTGTTAGGCTTTACCTACGTGAAGTCCGTGATTCACAAGCTAAAGCTAGAGGCATAAGCTacgagaagaagaaaaggaaacgTCCCCCTCATAATCCTGCATCTCTTCCACCACCAAATCA ATCAAGTTTTGTGTCTGTTCTTCAATGgtgcatatatacatacataattttCTTCCATTTCTTCATGGGTGCAATAATGGGGATCTTTACAAGAACCCTAAAGAACAGTGAAATGTTGTTAGTTTCACTTAAAGGGGGAAAAAGACATGATTTGATATGGACACTAAGAAGGAGACAAGAAGTTGTCCAGTTGTAG